A window of the Burkholderia sp. 9120 genome harbors these coding sequences:
- a CDS encoding GMC family oxidoreductase: protein MANSTSADIVVVGSGVAGGLVAHQMALAGASVILLEAGPRIPRWQIVENFRNSPAKSDFATPYPSTPYAPHPEYAPANNYLIQKGDYPYNSQYVRLVGGTTWHWAAAAWRLLPSDFQLHKLYGVGRDWPYPYETLEPWYSAAEAQLGVSGPDNSIDLGSPRSKPYPMSALPLSYMDQRFSDVLNAQGFKVVPEPVARNSRPYDARPTCCGNNNCMPICPIAAMYNGVVHAEKAEQAGAKLIPEAVVYRVEADNKGLITAVHYKDPNGNSTRVTGKLFVLAANGIETPKLMLMSTSDKFPHGVGNSSDQVGRNLMDHPGTGVTFLANEPLWPGRGPMEMTSIVNFRDGAFRSDYAAKKLHLSNGVPTMSVTADLLGKGLTGAELDRQIRDRAARTLNINSFHEHLAEPQNRVVPSADHKDALGIPQPEIYYSINDYVKKSAANTHELYAQIANLFGGAEVSFDDTFAPNNHIMGTTIMGSDPADSVVDADCRTHDHSNLFIASSGVMPTAASVNCTLTIAALSLKLADKLKREI from the coding sequence ATGGCAAACTCAACTTCCGCCGACATCGTCGTAGTCGGTTCGGGCGTGGCGGGTGGACTGGTCGCGCATCAGATGGCGCTGGCCGGTGCCTCGGTGATCCTGCTCGAAGCCGGGCCGCGCATTCCGCGCTGGCAGATCGTCGAGAACTTCCGCAACTCGCCGGCCAAGTCCGACTTCGCGACGCCGTATCCGTCCACGCCCTACGCGCCGCATCCCGAGTACGCGCCGGCCAACAATTATCTGATCCAGAAGGGCGACTATCCGTACAACTCGCAGTACGTGCGGCTGGTGGGCGGCACCACCTGGCACTGGGCGGCGGCCGCGTGGCGCCTGCTGCCGTCGGACTTCCAGTTGCACAAGCTGTACGGCGTGGGGCGCGACTGGCCGTATCCGTACGAAACGCTCGAACCGTGGTATTCCGCGGCGGAAGCGCAGTTGGGCGTGTCGGGCCCGGATAACTCGATCGATCTCGGCTCGCCGCGTTCGAAGCCTTACCCGATGAGCGCACTACCGCTGTCGTACATGGATCAACGGTTTAGCGACGTGCTGAATGCGCAGGGCTTCAAGGTGGTGCCCGAGCCGGTGGCGCGCAACAGCCGTCCGTACGACGCGCGACCCACCTGCTGCGGCAACAACAATTGCATGCCGATCTGCCCGATCGCCGCGATGTACAACGGCGTGGTACACGCGGAAAAGGCCGAGCAGGCCGGCGCGAAACTGATTCCCGAGGCGGTGGTGTACCGCGTCGAAGCGGACAACAAAGGGCTCATCACGGCGGTCCACTACAAGGACCCGAACGGCAACAGCACACGCGTGACCGGCAAGCTGTTCGTGCTCGCCGCCAACGGCATTGAAACGCCGAAGCTGATGCTGATGTCGACCTCCGACAAATTCCCGCACGGCGTGGGCAACAGTTCCGACCAGGTGGGCCGCAACCTGATGGATCATCCGGGCACGGGCGTGACCTTTCTCGCCAATGAACCGTTGTGGCCCGGACGCGGGCCGATGGAAATGACCTCGATCGTCAACTTCCGCGACGGCGCGTTCCGCTCCGATTACGCGGCCAAGAAGCTGCATCTGTCGAACGGCGTGCCGACCATGAGCGTGACCGCCGATCTGCTGGGCAAAGGCCTCACCGGCGCCGAGCTCGACCGGCAGATTCGCGACCGCGCGGCGCGCACGCTGAACATCAACAGCTTTCACGAGCATCTGGCCGAGCCGCAGAACCGGGTGGTGCCGTCGGCGGATCACAAGGACGCGCTCGGCATTCCGCAGCCGGAGATCTACTACTCGATCAACGACTACGTGAAGAAAAGCGCGGCCAATACGCATGAACTCTACGCGCAGATCGCCAACCTGTTCGGCGGCGCCGAGGTCTCGTTCGACGACACCTTCGCCCCCAACAATCACATCATGGGCACCACGATCATGGGCAGCGACCCGGCGGATTCGGTCGTCGATGCGGATTGCCGCACGCACGATCACTCCAATCTGTTCATCGCCAGCAGCGGCGTGATGCCCACCGCGGCCTCGGTAAATTGCACGCTGACGATCGCAGCCTTGTCGCTGAAACTGGCCGACAAGCTCAAGCGTGAAATCTGA
- a CDS encoding cytochrome c: protein MTKNFSRGQPAQALVQHKRRRFRVATLAAAFSLFALYVAWYEAHGPNARHNDELPIMQAHADDASQAPGGAANGVANSAPTPAAAAGSSDLVKRGEYLARAGDCVACHTADKARPFAGGLPINTPFGTIVTPNITPDPDTGIGQLSDADFLRAMHEGIGKSGERLYPAFPYAEYTKVTDQDVLAIRAYLNTLTPIHYAPPSNSLKFPFNQRWLMVFWNMFNFTEGRFVPDPKQSAEWNRGAYLVEGLAHCEECHTPRNFTQGLKTSSRFSGALQAGWHAYNITPDKNSGVGNWSDDELVSYLSTGAAPGRANAAGPMAEVVTDSTQYLTREDLGSIVAYLHSVPPISGGEARPRDQWGNPANDVTAMRGTTVNAVNGAQLFVANCATCHSWTGQGVGASAPGAYPSLIHNSAVGASDANNLAMVILHGVRRTTKQADVLMPAFGTELTDDQVAAITNYVTKQFGNPQSTVTVDQVAKLRTQQ, encoded by the coding sequence ATGACGAAGAACTTCTCTCGCGGGCAGCCGGCTCAGGCGCTCGTTCAGCACAAGCGGCGGCGTTTCCGGGTCGCGACGCTGGCGGCGGCGTTCTCGCTGTTCGCGCTGTATGTGGCGTGGTACGAAGCGCATGGGCCCAACGCGCGGCATAACGACGAATTGCCGATCATGCAGGCGCATGCTGACGACGCGTCGCAAGCGCCCGGTGGTGCGGCCAACGGTGTGGCCAACAGCGCGCCCACGCCCGCCGCCGCAGCCGGTAGCAGCGATCTGGTGAAACGCGGCGAATACCTCGCGCGCGCCGGCGATTGCGTCGCGTGTCACACGGCGGACAAAGCCCGTCCGTTTGCGGGCGGCCTGCCGATCAACACGCCGTTCGGCACCATCGTGACGCCCAACATCACGCCCGATCCGGACACCGGCATCGGCCAATTGAGCGACGCCGATTTTCTGCGCGCGATGCATGAAGGTATCGGCAAGAGCGGCGAGCGGCTTTATCCCGCGTTCCCTTATGCGGAATACACCAAGGTCACCGATCAGGACGTGCTGGCGATTCGCGCGTATCTGAACACGCTCACGCCGATCCACTATGCGCCGCCGAGCAACAGCCTGAAATTCCCCTTCAACCAGCGCTGGTTGATGGTGTTCTGGAACATGTTCAATTTCACCGAGGGGCGTTTCGTCCCCGATCCGAAGCAAAGCGCCGAGTGGAATCGCGGCGCGTATCTGGTGGAAGGTCTCGCGCATTGCGAGGAGTGCCATACGCCGCGTAATTTCACCCAGGGTTTGAAGACGAGTTCGCGCTTCTCCGGCGCGCTGCAGGCCGGCTGGCATGCGTACAACATCACGCCGGACAAGAACAGCGGCGTGGGCAACTGGAGCGACGACGAGCTCGTTTCGTATCTGTCGACCGGCGCGGCGCCGGGACGCGCCAACGCGGCCGGCCCGATGGCCGAAGTGGTGACCGACAGCACGCAATATCTGACGCGTGAAGACCTCGGGTCGATCGTCGCGTATTTGCACTCCGTGCCGCCGATCAGCGGCGGCGAAGCGCGTCCGCGCGACCAGTGGGGCAATCCCGCCAACGACGTCACGGCAATGCGCGGCACCACCGTCAACGCGGTGAACGGCGCGCAGCTGTTCGTGGCCAATTGCGCGACCTGTCATAGCTGGACGGGCCAAGGCGTGGGCGCGAGCGCGCCGGGGGCGTATCCGTCGCTGATCCATAACTCGGCGGTCGGCGCGAGCGACGCCAACAATCTGGCGATGGTGATCCTGCACGGCGTCAGACGGACGACGAAGCAGGCGGACGTGCTGATGCCCGCCTTCGGCACCGAACTCACCGACGATCAGGTCGCCGCCATCACCAACTATGTGACCAAACAGTTCGGCAATCCTCAGTCGACAGTGACCGTCGATCAGGTCGCCAAGCTGCGCACTCAGCAATAG
- a CDS encoding metallophosphoesterase has translation MASVLVNPVQHHSANASGRDFVVGDLHGCVDALRYLLRTIAFDPARDRLFSVGDLVDRGEHSEQALALLDKAWFFPVLGNHEDTLCGVADGRMRRQWWYGIGGAWAADLPDERLQHYAEQLRTLPLVRVVGSGKERFNILHAEFFGSDAELDAGNFSADTRQHLLWGRGLALGNSDPGRQRGLSLTYCGHTPMRDIQQIGSQVFIDTGAFGPSGKLTIVEPQALRRWSVSTEDARADGAAALALP, from the coding sequence ATGGCTTCCGTACTCGTCAATCCCGTTCAGCATCATTCGGCCAATGCGAGCGGCCGCGATTTCGTGGTCGGCGATCTGCATGGCTGCGTCGATGCATTGCGCTATCTGCTGCGCACCATCGCGTTCGATCCCGCGCGCGACCGGCTGTTCTCGGTCGGCGATCTGGTGGATCGCGGCGAGCATTCCGAACAGGCGCTCGCGCTACTCGACAAGGCGTGGTTTTTCCCCGTGCTCGGCAATCACGAAGACACGTTGTGCGGTGTTGCGGACGGTCGTATGCGGCGTCAGTGGTGGTATGGCATTGGCGGCGCGTGGGCGGCGGATTTGCCCGACGAACGCTTGCAGCACTATGCGGAGCAATTGCGGACGTTGCCGCTCGTGCGGGTGGTGGGCAGCGGCAAGGAGCGCTTCAATATTCTGCATGCCGAATTCTTCGGCTCGGACGCTGAACTCGATGCAGGGAATTTTTCCGCCGACACCCGTCAGCATTTGCTGTGGGGTCGTGGCCTCGCTTTGGGCAATAGCGATCCCGGCCGTCAACGCGGTCTTTCGCTGACGTATTGCGGCCACACGCCGATGCGCGATATTCAGCAGATTGGCTCGCAGGTGTTCATCGACACCGGCGCGTTCGGGCCGAGCGGCAAGCTGACGATCGTGGAGCCGCAGGCATTGCGCCGCTGGTCGGTCTCGACCGAAGACGCGCGTGCCGATGGCGCGGCGGCGTTGGCGTTGCCTTGA
- a CDS encoding RES family NAD+ phosphorylase → MTQPQWQDRWRTARLDWSPAYRVIPTRFPAVNLFDRVASPQDFDALYALEAMTNDRLRTEVGDLDLVPYEERQFGPGYGPIMAALTHLNPLGSRFSDGSYGVFYCARSRATAIAETRYHTGKFLEATAEAPMRQQMRLYTVIAQGNVVDLRGDASLDLAVLSPHDYLAGQSLGRAVREAGAPGIAYPSVRDPDGECLAGFKTTLLRACHHAAYLEYNWNGTSVDMVFELNQVG, encoded by the coding sequence GTGACACAACCGCAATGGCAGGACCGCTGGCGCACGGCGCGGCTCGACTGGTCGCCCGCCTATCGGGTGATTCCCACACGCTTTCCGGCCGTCAATCTGTTCGACCGGGTGGCATCGCCGCAAGATTTCGACGCGTTGTACGCGCTCGAGGCGATGACCAACGACCGTCTGCGCACCGAGGTCGGCGATCTCGATCTGGTGCCGTACGAAGAGCGCCAATTCGGGCCCGGCTACGGACCGATCATGGCCGCGTTGACGCATCTGAATCCGCTAGGCAGTCGCTTTTCGGACGGCAGCTACGGCGTGTTTTATTGCGCCCGCTCGCGCGCCACCGCGATCGCCGAAACGCGGTATCACACGGGCAAATTTCTGGAGGCCACCGCCGAGGCGCCCATGCGCCAGCAAATGCGTCTCTACACGGTTATCGCGCAAGGCAACGTGGTGGATCTTCGCGGCGATGCGTCGCTGGATCTCGCGGTGCTGTCGCCGCACGATTATCTGGCGGGGCAATCGCTCGGTCGCGCGGTGCGCGAAGCGGGGGCGCCGGGCATTGCGTATCCATCGGTGCGAGACCCGGACGGCGAATGTCTCGCCGGGTTCAAAACGACACTGCTGCGCGCCTGTCATCACGCCGCGTATCTGGAATACAACTGGAACGGCACGAGCGTGGATATGGTGTTCGAACTCAACCAGGTGGGTTGA
- a CDS encoding MbcA/ParS/Xre antitoxin family protein: MAHAARASQPDAPIRRPASAPSLTEMSAAGLRAFFNIARDWDLSAEEQIVLLGSPGRSTFFKWKAAPETARVGRDTLERLSLLLGIYKALQILLPQAGAADSWIKRPNSAPPFGGRRALDRMLAGNISDLVAVRQYLDAMRGGWA, translated from the coding sequence ATGGCTCACGCCGCCCGTGCCTCACAGCCCGACGCGCCGATTCGACGGCCCGCTTCGGCCCCCTCGTTAACGGAAATGTCCGCGGCGGGTTTGCGCGCTTTCTTCAACATCGCACGCGACTGGGACTTGAGCGCCGAGGAGCAGATCGTGCTGCTCGGCTCACCTGGCCGCTCCACTTTCTTCAAATGGAAAGCGGCGCCTGAAACGGCGCGCGTCGGGCGCGATACGCTCGAACGCCTGTCGCTGCTGCTCGGCATCTACAAGGCGCTGCAAATCCTGCTGCCGCAAGCCGGCGCCGCGGACTCCTGGATCAAGCGCCCCAACAGCGCGCCGCCATTCGGCGGCCGTCGCGCGCTAGACCGCATGCTGGCCGGCAACATCAGCGATCTCGTGGCCGTACGCCAGTATCTCGACGCAATGCGAGGCGGCTGGGCGTGA